In Dehalococcoidia bacterium, the following are encoded in one genomic region:
- a CDS encoding MFS transporter, with protein RFGRKRLLQAGLFLFGAGSLAAALSTSTEMLIACRAFLGIGGAMIMPSTLSILTDTFRDPQERPKAIAMWAAVFAIGAALGPVIGGYLLEHFNWSVVFYINLPVVTMALIGGYVFIRESKGEGAPKPDLPGVVLSIAGLFVLVYGITKAGEESWTDSTVIICLGAAVVVLGVFAWWESRSQNPMLPLAFFKIMSFTGATMAMVLTSFALMGSMFFMSQYLQSVQGYSPVASALRMLPLAGVIFVTTIMSARIGEMIGNKLAVGFGILIAGGGLLYLSLTLTAGSAYLDKIDHVKVMASLPEGAAAAVRSSIQGAHIAAGQLPADASRTIVEESNSAFTSGQTWKPDPTPHDLQDGVCSPISYYKEACTCISIHPRSLSSADGLP; from the coding sequence ATCGCTTTGGCCGCAAACGGCTACTTCAGGCAGGGCTGTTCCTATTTGGAGCGGGTTCGCTGGCAGCGGCACTTTCCACTTCTACCGAAATGCTCATTGCTTGCCGGGCCTTCCTCGGTATTGGCGGCGCGATGATCATGCCTTCCACGTTATCAATCCTCACCGATACCTTCCGCGATCCCCAGGAAAGGCCAAAAGCGATTGCGATGTGGGCAGCGGTATTTGCCATTGGGGCAGCTCTGGGTCCGGTCATTGGCGGATATCTACTGGAACATTTCAATTGGAGCGTGGTTTTCTACATCAACCTCCCCGTGGTGACCATGGCCTTGATCGGCGGATATGTTTTCATTCGGGAATCGAAAGGTGAAGGGGCTCCCAAGCCTGATCTGCCCGGTGTGGTTCTCTCCATCGCCGGGTTGTTTGTTTTGGTATATGGGATCACCAAAGCCGGGGAGGAAAGCTGGACAGATAGCACAGTCATTATTTGCTTGGGAGCAGCGGTAGTCGTTCTGGGGGTCTTTGCATGGTGGGAGAGCCGATCCCAAAACCCTATGTTGCCGCTGGCCTTCTTTAAGATCATGTCCTTTACCGGGGCGACCATGGCTATGGTCTTGACTTCATTTGCCCTGATGGGTTCGATGTTCTTCATGAGCCAGTATTTGCAGTCGGTACAGGGGTACTCGCCGGTGGCATCGGCCTTGCGCATGCTTCCCCTTGCGGGGGTGATATTTGTGACCACTATCATGTCTGCCAGGATCGGCGAGATGATTGGCAACAAACTTGCAGTGGGCTTTGGCATCCTGATCGCAGGGGGCGGCTTGCTGTATTTGTCATTGACGCTCACGGCCGGCAGTGCCTACCTGGATAAGATCGATCACGTGAAGGTCATGGCTTCCCTTCCGGAAGGGGCCGCGGCGGCAGTTCGCAGCAGCATTCAGGGTGCGCATATCGCTGCCGGGCAATTGCCGGCGGATGCGTCACGGACAATTGTCGAAGAATCGAACTCGGCATTCACCTCCGGGCAGACCTGGAAACCTGATCCCACTCCTCATGACCTTCAAGATGGAGTCTGTAGTCCAATATCCTATTACAAAGAAGCATGTACCTGCATCTCAATCCACCCTCGATCTCTTTCCTCAGCAGATGGACTTCCTTGA